In the Malania oleifera isolate guangnan ecotype guangnan chromosome 1, ASM2987363v1, whole genome shotgun sequence genome, one interval contains:
- the LOC131162964 gene encoding upstream activation factor subunit spp27-like isoform X9, whose translation MVSDSELVGRLREFLRTSDLDTTTTGTVRRQLEEDFGVDLSAKKAFIREQVDLFLQSQFEKAGEDDYNEGEREDEENQEAEVKLEGSEGNGSKEGDEDEEEEEEESNGKSTGKKRSNKQNKEVKKRGGGFNKLCSLSPQLQQFVGVPEMARTEVVKQLWAYIREKNLQDPSNRRNIICDEALHAVFGVGSINMFQMNKALSKHIWPLEAEDAAPAKSTQKEKQRKQEKQDDEPKRKEKRRKGGNSGGFLAPLPLSDALVKFLGTGEKALSRADVVKRMWEYIKQNNLQDPSDKRRIICDEKLKELFDVDSFNGFTVAKLLSTHFVKTEQRKM comes from the exons ATGGTATCGGATTCGGAGCTTGTCGGTCGGCTTCGCGAATTTCTCCGGACCTCCGACCTCGACACAACTACCACCGGCACCGTCCGTCGCCAGCTTGAAGAAGATTTTGGAGTCGATTTATCCGCCAAAAAGGCGTTTATTAGAGAGCAGGTGGATTTGTTCCTTCAGAGTCAATTCGAAAAGGCTGGGGAAGATGACTATAATGAAGGGGAACGAGAGGATGAGGAAAATCAAGAGGCGGAGGTGAAGTTAGAGGGAAGCGAAGGTAATGGTTCAAAGGAgggagatgaagatgaagaagaggaggaagaagaaagtaaCGGAAAGAGTACCGGGAAGAAAAG GTCTAACAAGCAGAATAAAGAGGTCAAGAAAAGAGGTGGTGGATTTAATAAATTATGCAGCCTTTCTCCCCAACTCCAACAATTTGTCGGAGTTCCTGAGATGGCAAGGACTGAG GTTGTCAAGCAACTTTGGGCCtatattagagagaaaaatttgCAAGACCCAAGCAATAGGAGGAATATAATTTGTGATGAGGCACTGCATGCTGTTTTTGGGGTTGGTTCTATCAACATGTTCCAAATGAATAAGGCCCTGTCAAAACATATCTGGCCACTGGAAGCGGAAGATG CAGCTCCAGCCAAGTCTACACAGAAGGAAAAGCAGCGGAAGCAAGAAAAACAAG ATGATGAGCCAAAACGAAAGGAGAAACGGCGAAAGGGAGGAAATTCAGGTGGTTTTCTTGCTCCACTTCCACTTTCAGATGCTCTAGTAAAATTCCTTGGTACTGGAGAAAAGGCATTGTCACGAGCTGATGTAGTAAAGAGAATGTGGGAATACATAAAACAAAACAACCTCCAG GATCCATCTGATAAAAGGAGAATAATTTGTGATGAGAAGCTGAAAGAACTCTTTGATGTCGACTCCTTCAATGGCTTCACTGTTGCAAAACTCCTATCCACTCATTTCGTAAAAACAGAACA GCGTAAGATGTAA
- the LOC131162964 gene encoding upstream activation factor subunit spp27-like isoform X8: MVSDSELVGRLREFLRTSDLDTTTTGTVRRQLEEDFGVDLSAKKAFIREQVDLFLQSQFEKAGEDDYNEGEREDEENQEAEVKLEGSEGNGSKEGDEDEEEEEEESNGKSTGKKRSNKQNKEVKKRGGGFNKLCSLSPQLQQFVGVPEMARTEVVKQLWAYIREKNLQDPSNRRNIICDEALHAVFGVGSINMFQMNKALSKHIWPLEAEDAPAKSTQKEKQRKQEKQDPDDEPKRKEKRRKGGNSGGFLAPLPLSDALVKFLGTGEKALSRADVVKRMWEYIKQNNLQDPSDKRRIICDEKLKELFDVDSFNGFTVAKLLSTHFVKTEQRKM, translated from the exons ATGGTATCGGATTCGGAGCTTGTCGGTCGGCTTCGCGAATTTCTCCGGACCTCCGACCTCGACACAACTACCACCGGCACCGTCCGTCGCCAGCTTGAAGAAGATTTTGGAGTCGATTTATCCGCCAAAAAGGCGTTTATTAGAGAGCAGGTGGATTTGTTCCTTCAGAGTCAATTCGAAAAGGCTGGGGAAGATGACTATAATGAAGGGGAACGAGAGGATGAGGAAAATCAAGAGGCGGAGGTGAAGTTAGAGGGAAGCGAAGGTAATGGTTCAAAGGAgggagatgaagatgaagaagaggaggaagaagaaagtaaCGGAAAGAGTACCGGGAAGAAAAG GTCTAACAAGCAGAATAAAGAGGTCAAGAAAAGAGGTGGTGGATTTAATAAATTATGCAGCCTTTCTCCCCAACTCCAACAATTTGTCGGAGTTCCTGAGATGGCAAGGACTGAG GTTGTCAAGCAACTTTGGGCCtatattagagagaaaaatttgCAAGACCCAAGCAATAGGAGGAATATAATTTGTGATGAGGCACTGCATGCTGTTTTTGGGGTTGGTTCTATCAACATGTTCCAAATGAATAAGGCCCTGTCAAAACATATCTGGCCACTGGAAGCGGAAGATG CTCCAGCCAAGTCTACACAGAAGGAAAAGCAGCGGAAGCAAGAAAAACAAG ATCCAGATGATGAGCCAAAACGAAAGGAGAAACGGCGAAAGGGAGGAAATTCAGGTGGTTTTCTTGCTCCACTTCCACTTTCAGATGCTCTAGTAAAATTCCTTGGTACTGGAGAAAAGGCATTGTCACGAGCTGATGTAGTAAAGAGAATGTGGGAATACATAAAACAAAACAACCTCCAG GATCCATCTGATAAAAGGAGAATAATTTGTGATGAGAAGCTGAAAGAACTCTTTGATGTCGACTCCTTCAATGGCTTCACTGTTGCAAAACTCCTATCCACTCATTTCGTAAAAACAGAACA GCGTAAGATGTAA
- the LOC131162964 gene encoding upstream activation factor subunit spp27-like isoform X7 translates to MVSDSELVGRLREFLRTSDLDTTTTGTVRRQLEEDFGVDLSAKKAFIREQVDLFLQSQFEKAGEDDYNEGEREDEENQEAEVKLEGSEGNGSKEGDEDEEEEEEESNGKSTGKKRSNKQNKEVKKRGGGFNKLCSLSPQLQQFVGVPEMARTEVVKQLWAYIREKNLQDPSNRRNIICDEALHAVFGVGSINMFQMNKALSKHIWPLEAEDAAPAKSTQKEKQRKQEKQDPDDEPKRKEKRRKGGNSGGFLAPLPLSDALVKFLGTGEKALSRADVVKRMWEYIKQNNLQDPSDKRRIICDEKLKELFDVDSFNGFTVAKLLSTHFVKTEQRKM, encoded by the exons ATGGTATCGGATTCGGAGCTTGTCGGTCGGCTTCGCGAATTTCTCCGGACCTCCGACCTCGACACAACTACCACCGGCACCGTCCGTCGCCAGCTTGAAGAAGATTTTGGAGTCGATTTATCCGCCAAAAAGGCGTTTATTAGAGAGCAGGTGGATTTGTTCCTTCAGAGTCAATTCGAAAAGGCTGGGGAAGATGACTATAATGAAGGGGAACGAGAGGATGAGGAAAATCAAGAGGCGGAGGTGAAGTTAGAGGGAAGCGAAGGTAATGGTTCAAAGGAgggagatgaagatgaagaagaggaggaagaagaaagtaaCGGAAAGAGTACCGGGAAGAAAAG GTCTAACAAGCAGAATAAAGAGGTCAAGAAAAGAGGTGGTGGATTTAATAAATTATGCAGCCTTTCTCCCCAACTCCAACAATTTGTCGGAGTTCCTGAGATGGCAAGGACTGAG GTTGTCAAGCAACTTTGGGCCtatattagagagaaaaatttgCAAGACCCAAGCAATAGGAGGAATATAATTTGTGATGAGGCACTGCATGCTGTTTTTGGGGTTGGTTCTATCAACATGTTCCAAATGAATAAGGCCCTGTCAAAACATATCTGGCCACTGGAAGCGGAAGATG CAGCTCCAGCCAAGTCTACACAGAAGGAAAAGCAGCGGAAGCAAGAAAAACAAG ATCCAGATGATGAGCCAAAACGAAAGGAGAAACGGCGAAAGGGAGGAAATTCAGGTGGTTTTCTTGCTCCACTTCCACTTTCAGATGCTCTAGTAAAATTCCTTGGTACTGGAGAAAAGGCATTGTCACGAGCTGATGTAGTAAAGAGAATGTGGGAATACATAAAACAAAACAACCTCCAG GATCCATCTGATAAAAGGAGAATAATTTGTGATGAGAAGCTGAAAGAACTCTTTGATGTCGACTCCTTCAATGGCTTCACTGTTGCAAAACTCCTATCCACTCATTTCGTAAAAACAGAACA GCGTAAGATGTAA
- the LOC131162964 gene encoding upstream activation factor subunit spp27-like isoform X3: protein MVSDSELVGRLREFLRTSDLDTTTTGTVRRQLEEDFGVDLSAKKAFIREQVDLFLQSQFEKAGEDDYNEGEREDEENQEAEVKLEGSEGNGSKEGDEDEEEEEEESNGKSTGKKRSNKQNKEVKKRGGGFNKLCSLSPQLQQFVGVPEMARTEVVKQLWAYIREKNLQDPSNRRNIICDEALHAVFGVGSINMFQMNKALSKHIWPLEAEDAAPAKSTQKEKQRKQEKQDDEPKRKEKRRKGGNSGGFLAPLPLSDALVKFLGTGEKALSRADVVKRMWEYIKQNNLQDPSDKRRIICDEKLKELFDVDSFNGFTVAKLLSTHFVKTEHYECGCEKEAAHYGALGTQYAC, encoded by the exons ATGGTATCGGATTCGGAGCTTGTCGGTCGGCTTCGCGAATTTCTCCGGACCTCCGACCTCGACACAACTACCACCGGCACCGTCCGTCGCCAGCTTGAAGAAGATTTTGGAGTCGATTTATCCGCCAAAAAGGCGTTTATTAGAGAGCAGGTGGATTTGTTCCTTCAGAGTCAATTCGAAAAGGCTGGGGAAGATGACTATAATGAAGGGGAACGAGAGGATGAGGAAAATCAAGAGGCGGAGGTGAAGTTAGAGGGAAGCGAAGGTAATGGTTCAAAGGAgggagatgaagatgaagaagaggaggaagaagaaagtaaCGGAAAGAGTACCGGGAAGAAAAG GTCTAACAAGCAGAATAAAGAGGTCAAGAAAAGAGGTGGTGGATTTAATAAATTATGCAGCCTTTCTCCCCAACTCCAACAATTTGTCGGAGTTCCTGAGATGGCAAGGACTGAG GTTGTCAAGCAACTTTGGGCCtatattagagagaaaaatttgCAAGACCCAAGCAATAGGAGGAATATAATTTGTGATGAGGCACTGCATGCTGTTTTTGGGGTTGGTTCTATCAACATGTTCCAAATGAATAAGGCCCTGTCAAAACATATCTGGCCACTGGAAGCGGAAGATG CAGCTCCAGCCAAGTCTACACAGAAGGAAAAGCAGCGGAAGCAAGAAAAACAAG ATGATGAGCCAAAACGAAAGGAGAAACGGCGAAAGGGAGGAAATTCAGGTGGTTTTCTTGCTCCACTTCCACTTTCAGATGCTCTAGTAAAATTCCTTGGTACTGGAGAAAAGGCATTGTCACGAGCTGATGTAGTAAAGAGAATGTGGGAATACATAAAACAAAACAACCTCCAG GATCCATCTGATAAAAGGAGAATAATTTGTGATGAGAAGCTGAAAGAACTCTTTGATGTCGACTCCTTCAATGGCTTCACTGTTGCAAAACTCCTATCCACTCATTTCGTAAAAACAGAACA CTATGAGTGTGGGTGTGAGAAAGAAGCAGCCCACTACGGAGCATTGGGTACTCAGTATGCCTGCTGA
- the LOC131162964 gene encoding upstream activation factor subunit spp27-like isoform X1: MVSDSELVGRLREFLRTSDLDTTTTGTVRRQLEEDFGVDLSAKKAFIREQVDLFLQSQFEKAGEDDYNEGEREDEENQEAEVKLEGSEGNGSKEGDEDEEEEEEESNGKSTGKKRSNKQNKEVKKRGGGFNKLCSLSPQLQQFVGVPEMARTEVVKQLWAYIREKNLQDPSNRRNIICDEALHAVFGVGSINMFQMNKALSKHIWPLEAEDAAPAKSTQKEKQRKQEKQDPDDEPKRKEKRRKGGNSGGFLAPLPLSDALVKFLGTGEKALSRADVVKRMWEYIKQNNLQDPSDKRRIICDEKLKELFDVDSFNGFTVAKLLSTHFVKTEHYECGCEKEAAHYGALGTQYAC, from the exons ATGGTATCGGATTCGGAGCTTGTCGGTCGGCTTCGCGAATTTCTCCGGACCTCCGACCTCGACACAACTACCACCGGCACCGTCCGTCGCCAGCTTGAAGAAGATTTTGGAGTCGATTTATCCGCCAAAAAGGCGTTTATTAGAGAGCAGGTGGATTTGTTCCTTCAGAGTCAATTCGAAAAGGCTGGGGAAGATGACTATAATGAAGGGGAACGAGAGGATGAGGAAAATCAAGAGGCGGAGGTGAAGTTAGAGGGAAGCGAAGGTAATGGTTCAAAGGAgggagatgaagatgaagaagaggaggaagaagaaagtaaCGGAAAGAGTACCGGGAAGAAAAG GTCTAACAAGCAGAATAAAGAGGTCAAGAAAAGAGGTGGTGGATTTAATAAATTATGCAGCCTTTCTCCCCAACTCCAACAATTTGTCGGAGTTCCTGAGATGGCAAGGACTGAG GTTGTCAAGCAACTTTGGGCCtatattagagagaaaaatttgCAAGACCCAAGCAATAGGAGGAATATAATTTGTGATGAGGCACTGCATGCTGTTTTTGGGGTTGGTTCTATCAACATGTTCCAAATGAATAAGGCCCTGTCAAAACATATCTGGCCACTGGAAGCGGAAGATG CAGCTCCAGCCAAGTCTACACAGAAGGAAAAGCAGCGGAAGCAAGAAAAACAAG ATCCAGATGATGAGCCAAAACGAAAGGAGAAACGGCGAAAGGGAGGAAATTCAGGTGGTTTTCTTGCTCCACTTCCACTTTCAGATGCTCTAGTAAAATTCCTTGGTACTGGAGAAAAGGCATTGTCACGAGCTGATGTAGTAAAGAGAATGTGGGAATACATAAAACAAAACAACCTCCAG GATCCATCTGATAAAAGGAGAATAATTTGTGATGAGAAGCTGAAAGAACTCTTTGATGTCGACTCCTTCAATGGCTTCACTGTTGCAAAACTCCTATCCACTCATTTCGTAAAAACAGAACA CTATGAGTGTGGGTGTGAGAAAGAAGCAGCCCACTACGGAGCATTGGGTACTCAGTATGCCTGCTGA
- the LOC131162964 gene encoding upstream activation factor subunit spp27-like isoform X4, giving the protein MVSDSELVGRLREFLRTSDLDTTTTGTVRRQLEEDFGVDLSAKKAFIREQVDLFLQSQFEKAGEDDYNEGEREDEENQEAEVKLEGSEGNGSKEGDEDEEEEEEESNGKSTGKKRSNKQNKEVKKRGGGFNKLCSLSPQLQQFVGVPEMARTEVVKQLWAYIREKNLQDPSNRRNIICDEALHAVFGVGSINMFQMNKALSKHIWPLEAEDAPAKSTQKEKQRKQEKQDDEPKRKEKRRKGGNSGGFLAPLPLSDALVKFLGTGEKALSRADVVKRMWEYIKQNNLQDPSDKRRIICDEKLKELFDVDSFNGFTVAKLLSTHFVKTEHYECGCEKEAAHYGALGTQYAC; this is encoded by the exons ATGGTATCGGATTCGGAGCTTGTCGGTCGGCTTCGCGAATTTCTCCGGACCTCCGACCTCGACACAACTACCACCGGCACCGTCCGTCGCCAGCTTGAAGAAGATTTTGGAGTCGATTTATCCGCCAAAAAGGCGTTTATTAGAGAGCAGGTGGATTTGTTCCTTCAGAGTCAATTCGAAAAGGCTGGGGAAGATGACTATAATGAAGGGGAACGAGAGGATGAGGAAAATCAAGAGGCGGAGGTGAAGTTAGAGGGAAGCGAAGGTAATGGTTCAAAGGAgggagatgaagatgaagaagaggaggaagaagaaagtaaCGGAAAGAGTACCGGGAAGAAAAG GTCTAACAAGCAGAATAAAGAGGTCAAGAAAAGAGGTGGTGGATTTAATAAATTATGCAGCCTTTCTCCCCAACTCCAACAATTTGTCGGAGTTCCTGAGATGGCAAGGACTGAG GTTGTCAAGCAACTTTGGGCCtatattagagagaaaaatttgCAAGACCCAAGCAATAGGAGGAATATAATTTGTGATGAGGCACTGCATGCTGTTTTTGGGGTTGGTTCTATCAACATGTTCCAAATGAATAAGGCCCTGTCAAAACATATCTGGCCACTGGAAGCGGAAGATG CTCCAGCCAAGTCTACACAGAAGGAAAAGCAGCGGAAGCAAGAAAAACAAG ATGATGAGCCAAAACGAAAGGAGAAACGGCGAAAGGGAGGAAATTCAGGTGGTTTTCTTGCTCCACTTCCACTTTCAGATGCTCTAGTAAAATTCCTTGGTACTGGAGAAAAGGCATTGTCACGAGCTGATGTAGTAAAGAGAATGTGGGAATACATAAAACAAAACAACCTCCAG GATCCATCTGATAAAAGGAGAATAATTTGTGATGAGAAGCTGAAAGAACTCTTTGATGTCGACTCCTTCAATGGCTTCACTGTTGCAAAACTCCTATCCACTCATTTCGTAAAAACAGAACA CTATGAGTGTGGGTGTGAGAAAGAAGCAGCCCACTACGGAGCATTGGGTACTCAGTATGCCTGCTGA
- the LOC131162964 gene encoding upstream activation factor subunit spp27-like isoform X2 — translation MVSDSELVGRLREFLRTSDLDTTTTGTVRRQLEEDFGVDLSAKKAFIREQVDLFLQSQFEKAGEDDYNEGEREDEENQEAEVKLEGSEGNGSKEGDEDEEEEEEESNGKSTGKKRSNKQNKEVKKRGGGFNKLCSLSPQLQQFVGVPEMARTEVVKQLWAYIREKNLQDPSNRRNIICDEALHAVFGVGSINMFQMNKALSKHIWPLEAEDAPAKSTQKEKQRKQEKQDPDDEPKRKEKRRKGGNSGGFLAPLPLSDALVKFLGTGEKALSRADVVKRMWEYIKQNNLQDPSDKRRIICDEKLKELFDVDSFNGFTVAKLLSTHFVKTEHYECGCEKEAAHYGALGTQYAC, via the exons ATGGTATCGGATTCGGAGCTTGTCGGTCGGCTTCGCGAATTTCTCCGGACCTCCGACCTCGACACAACTACCACCGGCACCGTCCGTCGCCAGCTTGAAGAAGATTTTGGAGTCGATTTATCCGCCAAAAAGGCGTTTATTAGAGAGCAGGTGGATTTGTTCCTTCAGAGTCAATTCGAAAAGGCTGGGGAAGATGACTATAATGAAGGGGAACGAGAGGATGAGGAAAATCAAGAGGCGGAGGTGAAGTTAGAGGGAAGCGAAGGTAATGGTTCAAAGGAgggagatgaagatgaagaagaggaggaagaagaaagtaaCGGAAAGAGTACCGGGAAGAAAAG GTCTAACAAGCAGAATAAAGAGGTCAAGAAAAGAGGTGGTGGATTTAATAAATTATGCAGCCTTTCTCCCCAACTCCAACAATTTGTCGGAGTTCCTGAGATGGCAAGGACTGAG GTTGTCAAGCAACTTTGGGCCtatattagagagaaaaatttgCAAGACCCAAGCAATAGGAGGAATATAATTTGTGATGAGGCACTGCATGCTGTTTTTGGGGTTGGTTCTATCAACATGTTCCAAATGAATAAGGCCCTGTCAAAACATATCTGGCCACTGGAAGCGGAAGATG CTCCAGCCAAGTCTACACAGAAGGAAAAGCAGCGGAAGCAAGAAAAACAAG ATCCAGATGATGAGCCAAAACGAAAGGAGAAACGGCGAAAGGGAGGAAATTCAGGTGGTTTTCTTGCTCCACTTCCACTTTCAGATGCTCTAGTAAAATTCCTTGGTACTGGAGAAAAGGCATTGTCACGAGCTGATGTAGTAAAGAGAATGTGGGAATACATAAAACAAAACAACCTCCAG GATCCATCTGATAAAAGGAGAATAATTTGTGATGAGAAGCTGAAAGAACTCTTTGATGTCGACTCCTTCAATGGCTTCACTGTTGCAAAACTCCTATCCACTCATTTCGTAAAAACAGAACA CTATGAGTGTGGGTGTGAGAAAGAAGCAGCCCACTACGGAGCATTGGGTACTCAGTATGCCTGCTGA
- the LOC131162964 gene encoding upstream activation factor subunit spp27-like isoform X12, whose amino-acid sequence MVSDSELVGRLREFLRTSDLDTTTTGTVRRQLEEDFGVDLSAKKAFIREQVDLFLQSQFEKAGEDDYNEGEREDEENQEAEVKLEGSEGNGSKEGDEDEEEEEEESNGKSTGKKRSNKQNKEVKKRGGGFNKLCSLSPQLQQFVGVPEMARTEVVKQLWAYIREKNLQDPSNRRNIICDEALHAVFGVGSINMFQMNKALSKHIWPLEAEDAPAKSTQKEKQRKQEKQDDEPKRKEKRRKGGNSGGFLAPLPLSDALVKFLGTGEKALSRADVVKRMWEYIKQNNLQDPSDKRRIICDEKLKELFDVDSFNGFTVAKLLSTHFVKTEQ is encoded by the exons ATGGTATCGGATTCGGAGCTTGTCGGTCGGCTTCGCGAATTTCTCCGGACCTCCGACCTCGACACAACTACCACCGGCACCGTCCGTCGCCAGCTTGAAGAAGATTTTGGAGTCGATTTATCCGCCAAAAAGGCGTTTATTAGAGAGCAGGTGGATTTGTTCCTTCAGAGTCAATTCGAAAAGGCTGGGGAAGATGACTATAATGAAGGGGAACGAGAGGATGAGGAAAATCAAGAGGCGGAGGTGAAGTTAGAGGGAAGCGAAGGTAATGGTTCAAAGGAgggagatgaagatgaagaagaggaggaagaagaaagtaaCGGAAAGAGTACCGGGAAGAAAAG GTCTAACAAGCAGAATAAAGAGGTCAAGAAAAGAGGTGGTGGATTTAATAAATTATGCAGCCTTTCTCCCCAACTCCAACAATTTGTCGGAGTTCCTGAGATGGCAAGGACTGAG GTTGTCAAGCAACTTTGGGCCtatattagagagaaaaatttgCAAGACCCAAGCAATAGGAGGAATATAATTTGTGATGAGGCACTGCATGCTGTTTTTGGGGTTGGTTCTATCAACATGTTCCAAATGAATAAGGCCCTGTCAAAACATATCTGGCCACTGGAAGCGGAAGATG CTCCAGCCAAGTCTACACAGAAGGAAAAGCAGCGGAAGCAAGAAAAACAAG ATGATGAGCCAAAACGAAAGGAGAAACGGCGAAAGGGAGGAAATTCAGGTGGTTTTCTTGCTCCACTTCCACTTTCAGATGCTCTAGTAAAATTCCTTGGTACTGGAGAAAAGGCATTGTCACGAGCTGATGTAGTAAAGAGAATGTGGGAATACATAAAACAAAACAACCTCCAG GATCCATCTGATAAAAGGAGAATAATTTGTGATGAGAAGCTGAAAGAACTCTTTGATGTCGACTCCTTCAATGGCTTCACTGTTGCAAAACTCCTATCCACTCATTTCGTAAAAACAGAACAGTGA
- the LOC131162964 gene encoding upstream activation factor subunit spp27-like isoform X10 — protein MVSDSELVGRLREFLRTSDLDTTTTGTVRRQLEEDFGVDLSAKKAFIREQVDLFLQSQFEKAGEDDYNEGEREDEENQEAEVKLEGSEGNGSKEGDEDEEEEEEESNGKSTGKKRSNKQNKEVKKRGGGFNKLCSLSPQLQQFVGVPEMARTEVVKQLWAYIREKNLQDPSNRRNIICDEALHAVFGVGSINMFQMNKALSKHIWPLEAEDAAPAKSTQKEKQRKQEKQDPDDEPKRKEKRRKGGNSGGFLAPLPLSDALVKFLGTGEKALSRADVVKRMWEYIKQNNLQDPSDKRRIICDEKLKELFDVDSFNGFTVAKLLSTHFVKTEQ, from the exons ATGGTATCGGATTCGGAGCTTGTCGGTCGGCTTCGCGAATTTCTCCGGACCTCCGACCTCGACACAACTACCACCGGCACCGTCCGTCGCCAGCTTGAAGAAGATTTTGGAGTCGATTTATCCGCCAAAAAGGCGTTTATTAGAGAGCAGGTGGATTTGTTCCTTCAGAGTCAATTCGAAAAGGCTGGGGAAGATGACTATAATGAAGGGGAACGAGAGGATGAGGAAAATCAAGAGGCGGAGGTGAAGTTAGAGGGAAGCGAAGGTAATGGTTCAAAGGAgggagatgaagatgaagaagaggaggaagaagaaagtaaCGGAAAGAGTACCGGGAAGAAAAG GTCTAACAAGCAGAATAAAGAGGTCAAGAAAAGAGGTGGTGGATTTAATAAATTATGCAGCCTTTCTCCCCAACTCCAACAATTTGTCGGAGTTCCTGAGATGGCAAGGACTGAG GTTGTCAAGCAACTTTGGGCCtatattagagagaaaaatttgCAAGACCCAAGCAATAGGAGGAATATAATTTGTGATGAGGCACTGCATGCTGTTTTTGGGGTTGGTTCTATCAACATGTTCCAAATGAATAAGGCCCTGTCAAAACATATCTGGCCACTGGAAGCGGAAGATG CAGCTCCAGCCAAGTCTACACAGAAGGAAAAGCAGCGGAAGCAAGAAAAACAAG ATCCAGATGATGAGCCAAAACGAAAGGAGAAACGGCGAAAGGGAGGAAATTCAGGTGGTTTTCTTGCTCCACTTCCACTTTCAGATGCTCTAGTAAAATTCCTTGGTACTGGAGAAAAGGCATTGTCACGAGCTGATGTAGTAAAGAGAATGTGGGAATACATAAAACAAAACAACCTCCAG GATCCATCTGATAAAAGGAGAATAATTTGTGATGAGAAGCTGAAAGAACTCTTTGATGTCGACTCCTTCAATGGCTTCACTGTTGCAAAACTCCTATCCACTCATTTCGTAAAAACAGAACAGTGA
- the LOC131162964 gene encoding upstream activation factor subunit spp27-like isoform X11, which yields MVSDSELVGRLREFLRTSDLDTTTTGTVRRQLEEDFGVDLSAKKAFIREQVDLFLQSQFEKAGEDDYNEGEREDEENQEAEVKLEGSEGNGSKEGDEDEEEEEEESNGKSTGKKRSNKQNKEVKKRGGGFNKLCSLSPQLQQFVGVPEMARTEVVKQLWAYIREKNLQDPSNRRNIICDEALHAVFGVGSINMFQMNKALSKHIWPLEAEDAAPAKSTQKEKQRKQEKQDDEPKRKEKRRKGGNSGGFLAPLPLSDALVKFLGTGEKALSRADVVKRMWEYIKQNNLQDPSDKRRIICDEKLKELFDVDSFNGFTVAKLLSTHFVKTEQ from the exons ATGGTATCGGATTCGGAGCTTGTCGGTCGGCTTCGCGAATTTCTCCGGACCTCCGACCTCGACACAACTACCACCGGCACCGTCCGTCGCCAGCTTGAAGAAGATTTTGGAGTCGATTTATCCGCCAAAAAGGCGTTTATTAGAGAGCAGGTGGATTTGTTCCTTCAGAGTCAATTCGAAAAGGCTGGGGAAGATGACTATAATGAAGGGGAACGAGAGGATGAGGAAAATCAAGAGGCGGAGGTGAAGTTAGAGGGAAGCGAAGGTAATGGTTCAAAGGAgggagatgaagatgaagaagaggaggaagaagaaagtaaCGGAAAGAGTACCGGGAAGAAAAG GTCTAACAAGCAGAATAAAGAGGTCAAGAAAAGAGGTGGTGGATTTAATAAATTATGCAGCCTTTCTCCCCAACTCCAACAATTTGTCGGAGTTCCTGAGATGGCAAGGACTGAG GTTGTCAAGCAACTTTGGGCCtatattagagagaaaaatttgCAAGACCCAAGCAATAGGAGGAATATAATTTGTGATGAGGCACTGCATGCTGTTTTTGGGGTTGGTTCTATCAACATGTTCCAAATGAATAAGGCCCTGTCAAAACATATCTGGCCACTGGAAGCGGAAGATG CAGCTCCAGCCAAGTCTACACAGAAGGAAAAGCAGCGGAAGCAAGAAAAACAAG ATGATGAGCCAAAACGAAAGGAGAAACGGCGAAAGGGAGGAAATTCAGGTGGTTTTCTTGCTCCACTTCCACTTTCAGATGCTCTAGTAAAATTCCTTGGTACTGGAGAAAAGGCATTGTCACGAGCTGATGTAGTAAAGAGAATGTGGGAATACATAAAACAAAACAACCTCCAG GATCCATCTGATAAAAGGAGAATAATTTGTGATGAGAAGCTGAAAGAACTCTTTGATGTCGACTCCTTCAATGGCTTCACTGTTGCAAAACTCCTATCCACTCATTTCGTAAAAACAGAACAGTGA